The Bacteroidota bacterium genome window below encodes:
- a CDS encoding DUF4136 domain-containing protein: MKKNVFFFMIIIFLMVSCYPDGPESYDDMDVVYTNYDDEFNFASQGTYVIPDKIVKITGTLDQGEDPEFVKEPYNTQMLDRIESNLAALGWTKVDDPETADLALFPAVWINTNVYYYYDYWCWYYYYYCGWGYYYPAVTSYTTGTFVMAFVAAGEEYVDPYTVWVGIANGVLSGAYDYGRISKSIDQAFKQSPYLKIK, encoded by the coding sequence ATGAAAAAAAATGTATTTTTCTTCATGATCATCATCTTTCTGATGGTGTCATGTTATCCGGATGGCCCGGAATCGTACGACGATATGGATGTCGTATACACGAATTATGACGATGAATTTAATTTTGCCAGCCAGGGAACCTATGTCATCCCCGACAAAATTGTTAAGATAACCGGTACTCTCGACCAGGGCGAAGATCCTGAGTTCGTAAAGGAACCTTACAACACACAGATGCTTGACAGGATTGAAAGCAACCTTGCAGCACTGGGCTGGACAAAAGTTGATGACCCTGAAACCGCCGATCTGGCTTTGTTCCCGGCTGTCTGGATTAATACAAACGTTTATTATTACTATGATTACTGGTGCTGGTACTATTATTACTATTGCGGTTGGGGATACTATTACCCTGCTGTTACATCCTACACTACCGGTACTTTTGTTATGGCCTTCGTTGCAGCCGGAGAAGAATATGTTGACCCCTATACCGTGTGGGTAGGTATTGCCAATGGCGTGTTATCCGGCGCTTATGATTACGGACGCATTAGCAAGTCTATAGACCAGGCGTTCAAACAATCGCCCTACCTGAAAATCAAATAA
- a CDS encoding LD-carboxypeptidase → MIIPPFLKPGDTVSIVSTARKAEKTYIDKAIGLFREWGFRVVTGRHLYSVQHQFAGSDEERAYDLQQALDDPAIRAVVCARGGYGTVRIIDKIDFTGFSNNPKWIAGFSDVTVLHSHIHRNFGVQTMHAPMPVNLQDEYSREGFESLRKALCGEDCSFFFPPHPLNRPGSCQGLITGGNLSILYSLIGSASQINTAGKILFLEDVDEYLYHIDRMMLGLKRSGMLDNLAGLMIGGMSDMRDNETPYGMTAEEIILDAVKNFNYPVFFSVPAGHIFENRVLILGREAEVVSGRQMSLRYKP, encoded by the coding sequence ATGATCATACCACCATTCTTAAAACCGGGAGACACCGTAAGCATTGTATCCACGGCCAGGAAAGCGGAGAAAACATACATTGATAAAGCTATCGGGCTTTTCCGGGAATGGGGTTTCCGCGTTGTTACCGGGCGGCATTTGTATTCCGTTCAGCATCAGTTTGCAGGAAGCGATGAGGAAAGAGCATATGATCTTCAACAGGCGCTTGACGATCCTGCCATCCGGGCTGTTGTTTGTGCCAGGGGTGGTTATGGGACAGTAAGGATCATCGATAAGATTGATTTCACGGGTTTTAGTAATAACCCGAAATGGATTGCCGGATTCAGCGATGTTACCGTTTTGCATTCCCACATTCACAGAAATTTCGGAGTACAAACCATGCATGCTCCCATGCCGGTGAACCTTCAGGATGAATATTCCAGAGAGGGGTTTGAATCCCTCAGAAAGGCATTATGCGGTGAGGATTGCAGCTTTTTCTTCCCTCCACATCCCCTGAACCGTCCGGGTTCATGCCAGGGTTTGATCACAGGTGGCAACCTTTCCATCCTTTACAGCCTTATTGGCTCCGCTTCGCAAATCAATACGGCAGGAAAAATTCTGTTCCTGGAAGATGTGGATGAATATCTTTACCATATCGACAGGATGATGCTGGGCCTGAAACGATCAGGTATGCTGGATAATCTTGCAGGACTGATGATCGGCGGGATGAGCGATATGCGCGACAATGAAACGCCTTACGGTATGACAGCAGAGGAGATCATCCTGGATGCCGTTAAAAATTTTAATTATCCCGTATTTTTTTCTGTCCCGGCAGGGCATATTTTCGAAAACAGGGTACTAATATTAGGCAGGGAAGCGGAAGTAGTTTCCGGGAGGCAAATGTCCCTGCGATATAAACCCTGA
- a CDS encoding YraN family protein, whose amino-acid sequence MAEHNETGKKGEDMALEFLQKKGYRILEQNWQLGKNEIDIVARDGDTIVIVEVKTRTSNWAGEPEAFVDRRKQRLLVRAANAYVLRKNLQEEVRFDIIAILTGEENTRINHIPDAFYPTL is encoded by the coding sequence ATGGCTGAACATAACGAAACGGGAAAAAAGGGCGAGGATATGGCCCTCGAATTCCTGCAAAAGAAAGGTTACCGTATCCTGGAACAAAACTGGCAACTGGGGAAGAATGAAATCGATATTGTTGCCCGTGACGGTGATACAATTGTCATCGTGGAAGTAAAAACCCGCACCAGCAACTGGGCCGGTGAGCCTGAGGCTTTTGTCGACCGGAGGAAACAACGCCTCCTGGTAAGGGCAGCCAATGCCTATGTCTTAAGAAAAAACCTTCAGGAAGAGGTGCGTTTTGATATCATCGCCATCCTGACCGGGGAAGAAAATACCAGGATCAACCATATCCCTGACGCATTCTATCCTACACTTTGA
- a CDS encoding L-serine ammonia-lyase — protein sequence MESIQEIYKIGKGPSSSHTMGPAKAALRFKERNPLAVKYHVTLYGSLAATGKGHLTDKAIIESLSPYPVEFTWKETENLPHHPNGIIFQSFDAAGSVLDEWTTYSIGGGDISDNGKREPKNNIYELSTMKDILSICHNKGYSFWEFVEEREGPGLWEYLGEVWEAMQEAISRGIETEGLLQGGLRVSRRAGSFYAMARTFQGIVNRRPLTFAYALAVSEENAAGGKVVTAPTCGSCGVIPAVLYLFKTEATISEIRILRALATAGLIGNLIKTNASISGAEVGCQGEVGSACSMAAAAAAQLLGGSIRHVEYAASIGLEHFLGLTCDPIKGLVQIPCIERNAQAASRALDAAVYARMTDGHHVVPFDKVVRAMKETGHDLPSIYKETAKGGLAKD from the coding sequence ATGGAATCTATTCAAGAGATATACAAGATAGGCAAAGGCCCATCGAGCAGCCATACGATGGGCCCGGCGAAAGCGGCACTGAGATTCAAAGAAAGGAATCCTTTAGCCGTGAAATATCATGTCACTCTTTACGGCAGTCTGGCGGCCACCGGTAAAGGACACCTGACGGATAAAGCGATCATAGAATCCCTGTCGCCATATCCTGTGGAATTCACATGGAAGGAGACGGAGAATTTGCCCCATCACCCCAATGGGATTATATTTCAGTCTTTCGATGCAGCGGGATCGGTTTTGGATGAATGGACCACTTACAGCATCGGTGGAGGGGATATCAGTGATAATGGAAAACGGGAGCCAAAAAATAACATCTATGAGTTAAGTACCATGAAAGATATCCTTTCCATCTGCCATAACAAGGGGTATTCATTCTGGGAATTCGTGGAGGAGCGTGAGGGGCCGGGTCTCTGGGAATACCTGGGGGAAGTCTGGGAAGCCATGCAGGAAGCCATTTCCCGTGGCATAGAAACAGAGGGATTATTACAGGGAGGGTTGCGCGTTTCGCGGCGGGCAGGGTCTTTTTATGCAATGGCCAGGACATTTCAGGGGATAGTTAACCGGCGTCCACTGACCTTTGCATATGCGCTGGCCGTATCGGAAGAAAACGCGGCGGGAGGAAAGGTTGTTACGGCCCCTACATGCGGGTCGTGCGGTGTAATACCGGCTGTGTTATATCTATTCAAAACCGAAGCCACCATATCTGAAATAAGGATATTGCGGGCACTTGCGACTGCCGGTCTCATTGGGAACCTTATAAAAACCAACGCAAGCATATCCGGTGCTGAGGTTGGATGCCAGGGAGAAGTAGGAAGCGCCTGTTCCATGGCTGCTGCCGCGGCCGCACAGCTTCTGGGAGGCAGCATACGGCATGTTGAATATGCGGCTTCTATAGGGTTGGAGCACTTCCTGGGACTTACCTGTGATCCCATCAAAGGACTGGTGCAAATACCTTGTATAGAAAGGAATGCCCAGGCTGCATCACGGGCACTGGATGCCGCCGTATACGCCAGGATGACCGACGGACATCATGTGGTACCTTTCGATAAAGTGGTAAGGGCTATGAAAGAAACGGGCCATGACTTGCCATCTATCTATAAGGAGACTGCGAAGGGGGGGCTTGCGAAGGATTAA
- a CDS encoding rRNA pseudouridine synthase translates to MQEKGKRENPGKRKPMAGRKSASGKKSAAGTGSPEEKARRKVLRKPDDKPFKKKRDEHPEGKTGFEKKFGKPQTGKFLSKKSREEDKPSEWKKSPVIRKKRISKSSYLKGTDDGLIRLNKFIADAGICSRREADTLIEAGVIKVNGVVVTQVGTKVSPSDKVQYGDQTLSREIMRYVLLNKPKGFITTTDDPYERKTVMQIVSSACKERIYPVGRLDRNTTGLLLLTNDGDLAKKLTHPSHRVMKLYHVTLDKNLTKKDMLAIAEGLELEDGFIKVDGIAYDQVSGSKKDIGLQLHSGRNRIVRRIFESLGYTVVNLDRVVYAGLTKKDLPRGKWRFLTETEVSFLKMK, encoded by the coding sequence ATGCAGGAAAAGGGTAAAAGGGAAAATCCGGGTAAACGGAAGCCCATGGCAGGGAGGAAGAGTGCCTCCGGCAAGAAAAGTGCTGCCGGGACCGGTTCCCCGGAAGAAAAAGCCCGCCGTAAGGTTCTTCGTAAACCTGACGACAAACCATTTAAAAAAAAGCGCGACGAACATCCTGAAGGAAAAACAGGGTTTGAAAAGAAATTTGGCAAACCTCAAACGGGCAAATTTTTGTCTAAAAAGAGCCGTGAAGAAGATAAACCATCAGAATGGAAGAAGAGTCCGGTTATTAGGAAAAAACGCATAAGCAAATCATCCTATCTGAAGGGAACGGATGATGGTCTTATACGTCTCAACAAATTCATTGCCGATGCCGGTATTTGTTCACGCAGAGAAGCCGACACCCTGATCGAAGCCGGGGTCATTAAAGTTAACGGAGTGGTTGTAACACAGGTGGGGACAAAGGTTTCTCCCTCCGATAAGGTTCAATATGGTGACCAAACCCTGAGCAGGGAGATCATGCGCTATGTGCTTCTGAATAAACCCAAAGGTTTTATAACCACTACCGATGATCCCTATGAGAGAAAAACGGTGATGCAGATAGTAAGCTCAGCTTGTAAAGAAAGGATCTACCCCGTCGGCAGGCTTGACCGTAATACCACAGGGCTGCTCCTACTTACCAATGATGGCGACCTGGCTAAGAAGCTAACACATCCCAGTCACCGGGTGATGAAACTGTACCACGTTACTCTCGATAAGAACCTTACTAAAAAAGATATGCTGGCTATTGCAGAGGGATTGGAACTGGAAGATGGTTTCATCAAAGTGGATGGGATTGCCTATGACCAGGTTAGCGGAAGTAAAAAGGATATTGGACTGCAGCTTCATTCAGGAAGAAACCGCATTGTAAGGAGGATATTTGAGTCGCTCGGTTATACCGTGGTTAACCTCGACAGGGTGGTGTATGCCGGTCTGACTAAAAAGGACCTGCCCCGGGGCAAATGGCGTTTTCTTACCGAGACGGAAGTTTCATTTTTGAAAATGAAATAG
- a CDS encoding 4Fe-4S binding protein: MTKNIYINQLVFTQQDKCRVCYTCIRECPVKAIRIVNGQAMVINERCIGCGNCVKVCSQNAKYFLDTKDYVIELLNSDDKVAAIIAPSFPAEFSEIDDYRVFVGMTRSLGFDYVSEVSFGADLVAREYNKRHFARKNQRGEISSDCPAIVFYIKHYHPQLVGALTPVASPMVAMSRVMKKKYGNDLKIVFIGPCIAKKAESHEVDVALTFTELRQLFGEYRITPANADPSDFDPPKAGKGAVFPVSRGLLQASEIKEDISDGGIIVAEGRVHFRDAVKEFENGLIRDHNLELLCCEGCIMGPGTSKGGKRYARRSRITTYTREKLSTLDKEQWHKDMEEFSDLDLSQVFLPEDRRFPAPSREMIRQILESMGKFEPQDHLNCGACGYDTCEDHAIAIANGFAEVEMCLPYNIEKLHKLIEDLNISNENLANARQALKQSEKLAHMGQLSAGIAHELNNPLGVISMYSNILMEETPKEDPMREDLNLIVEQAARCKNIVSGLLNFARKNQLNPVSTDMTEFTGRSIASIIHPDNIKIEFIKSIENPMADIDREQFMQVLTNLEKNAVEAMPDGGTITIRLEGSKDEVFISIRDTGTGISKENMDKIFTPFFTTKGVGKGTGLGLPLVYGIVKMHKGKIDVTSNNEPENGQTGTEFFIVLPRRSELNP; the protein is encoded by the coding sequence ATGACCAAAAACATTTATATTAACCAACTGGTATTTACTCAACAAGACAAGTGCAGGGTTTGCTATACGTGTATCCGGGAATGTCCGGTTAAAGCCATTCGCATAGTCAACGGTCAGGCAATGGTAATTAATGAGCGTTGTATAGGGTGTGGCAATTGTGTTAAGGTATGCAGCCAAAATGCCAAGTATTTCCTGGATACAAAAGACTATGTAATAGAATTGCTTAATTCAGACGACAAAGTGGCGGCTATTATCGCCCCGAGCTTTCCTGCCGAGTTTAGCGAAATTGATGATTATCGTGTTTTTGTAGGCATGACACGTTCGCTTGGGTTTGACTATGTAAGCGAGGTCAGTTTCGGAGCCGACCTTGTCGCCCGTGAATATAACAAGCGGCATTTTGCCAGAAAAAACCAAAGAGGGGAAATATCGAGTGACTGCCCGGCCATAGTTTTTTATATCAAGCATTACCATCCGCAACTGGTTGGGGCACTCACTCCCGTAGCTTCGCCGATGGTAGCAATGTCCCGCGTGATGAAGAAAAAATATGGCAACGATCTAAAAATCGTGTTTATCGGTCCTTGCATAGCAAAGAAAGCAGAAAGCCACGAAGTTGATGTTGCCTTGACATTCACAGAATTAAGGCAACTATTCGGCGAATATAGGATCACACCGGCCAATGCAGACCCAAGCGATTTCGATCCGCCAAAAGCGGGTAAAGGCGCTGTTTTCCCGGTAAGCCGGGGATTGCTGCAGGCCAGTGAGATTAAGGAGGATATTTCAGACGGAGGGATAATCGTGGCAGAAGGGCGCGTACATTTTCGTGATGCTGTTAAAGAATTTGAAAACGGCCTGATACGCGACCATAACCTTGAACTGCTTTGCTGTGAGGGATGTATTATGGGGCCCGGTACATCAAAAGGAGGAAAACGCTATGCACGCCGCAGCCGCATTACGACCTATACGCGTGAAAAGCTGAGCACCCTGGACAAAGAGCAATGGCATAAAGACATGGAAGAATTCTCCGATCTGGACCTCAGCCAGGTATTTCTACCTGAAGACAGGCGCTTCCCGGCACCGAGCCGTGAAATGATCCGGCAAATCCTGGAATCCATGGGTAAATTTGAACCACAGGACCATCTCAACTGTGGAGCCTGCGGTTATGATACATGTGAAGATCACGCTATCGCTATTGCCAACGGTTTTGCTGAAGTGGAGATGTGCCTGCCGTACAATATTGAAAAGCTGCATAAACTTATTGAAGACCTGAACATAAGCAATGAAAACCTTGCCAATGCCCGACAGGCGCTGAAACAAAGCGAAAAACTCGCGCACATGGGGCAACTATCTGCCGGCATTGCTCATGAGCTCAATAATCCGTTGGGGGTTATTTCCATGTACAGCAACATCCTGATGGAAGAAACACCTAAAGAAGATCCTATGCGTGAAGACCTGAACCTGATTGTAGAACAGGCTGCACGCTGCAAAAATATAGTAAGCGGGTTGCTTAATTTTGCGCGTAAAAATCAACTTAATCCGGTCAGTACAGATATGACGGAATTTACAGGAAGGAGTATTGCCTCCATTATTCACCCTGACAATATAAAAATTGAGTTCATCAAAAGTATTGAAAACCCGATGGCAGATATTGACCGGGAACAGTTCATGCAGGTACTTACCAACCTGGAAAAAAACGCGGTTGAAGCCATGCCCGACGGGGGAACAATAACCATCAGACTGGAAGGTTCAAAAGATGAAGTTTTTATAAGTATACGTGATACGGGAACCGGCATCTCCAAAGAGAACATGGACAAAATATTCACTCCTTTCTTTACAACAAAAGGAGTCGGTAAAGGTACCGGCCTTGGTCTGCCGTTGGTTTACGGGATTGTTAAGATGCATAAAGGCAAAATTGACGTTACGTCAAATAATGAGCCGGAGAATGGTCAGACCGGTACAGAATTTTTTATTGTGCTGCCCCGGAGAAGTGAATTGAATCCATAG